From Chiloscyllium punctatum isolate Juve2018m chromosome 36, sChiPun1.3, whole genome shotgun sequence, the proteins below share one genomic window:
- the LOC140460388 gene encoding uncharacterized protein translates to MEKPWKCGVCGNGFLSPSALEIHRRLHTRHRLFTCTQCRKGFTQLHHLLAHQCVHTSKNPFICPVCGQGFTQSHHLLPHQRIHSGEKPFSCSVYRKGSTQSYHLLLSFRVHTGEKLFTCPMWSNDLCDSSTLYKHQRIHTKERPFTCPVCGKGFTQSCNLGRHQQLRKSSLYLKAEEEEAERSVVCTWKLQNFPNFTSQQ, encoded by the exons atggagaaaccgtggaaatgtggggtATGTGGGAATGGTTTCCTTTCGCCATCTGCGCTGGAGATTCATCGGCGTTTGCACACCAGGCATCGGCTGTTCACCTGCACTCAGTGCAGAAAAGGCTTCACTCAGTTACACCACCTCCTGGCCCACCAGTGTGTCCATACCAGCAAGAACCCGTTCATCTGCCCTGTGTGTGGGCAGGGCTTCACTCAGTCACACCACCTGCTGccgcaccagcggatccacagcGGGGAGAAACCGTTTTCCTGCTCCGTGTACAGGAAGGGCTCCACCCAGTCGTATCACCTGCTGCTCAGCTTCCgcgtccacactggggagaagctgttcacctgTCCCATGTGGAGCAATGACTTGTGCGATTCCTCCACCCTGTACAAACACCAGCgcatccacaccaaggagcggCCGTTCACCTGTCCAGTGTGTGGGAAAGGCTTCACCCAGTCGTGCAACTTGGGGAGACACCAGCAACTTCGCAA gtcttccctttacctgAAGGCTGAggaagaggaggcagagaggagcGTGGTGTGCACCTGGAAACTCCAGAACTTCCCCAACTTCACGAGTCAACAATAA